One region of Bacillus pumilus genomic DNA includes:
- a CDS encoding 2-hydroxymuconate tautomerase, with product MPIVTVQMLEGRTDEQKRALVEKVTDAVVETTGAGAEKVSVIIEEMKKEHYAVAGKRMSDL from the coding sequence TTGCCGATTGTCACCGTACAAATGCTTGAAGGAAGAACAGACGAGCAGAAAAGAGCTCTTGTGGAGAAAGTCACTGATGCTGTTGTTGAAACAACAGGCGCAGGTGCAGAAAAAGTCTCTGTTATTATTGAAGAAATGAAAAAAGAACACTATGCCGTAGCAGGAAAAAGAATGAGCGACCTGTAA